In Stigmatopora argus isolate UIUO_Sarg chromosome 17, RoL_Sarg_1.0, whole genome shotgun sequence, the following are encoded in one genomic region:
- the LOC144091866 gene encoding C-C chemokine receptor type 9-like encodes MEDFFPSTDMTTEMDEYVTTEPWDYDYDTGPTQSTGMCDRSWVRQFRGRYEPPLFWSIFVLGGVGNLLVVWVFSTARNRLKTMTDVFLLNLAAADLLFLCTLPFWASDADEGWRFGRALCKTVSAVYKINVFSGTFLLMCISVDRYVAIVQVTKAHNRKEQRLFYGKVACAAVWALSTALAVPEFLFARVKTGTNATSFCVMVYWNNGGNLTKILVLSLQICMGFLLPLVVMVFCYSVIVRTLLRARNFEKHKALRVIMVVVLVFLATQLPYNGLLVLEAWQAANATITDCAAVQRFDVAGQVAKGLAYTHACLNPFLYVFVGVRFRQDLLGLAKSGTRRLGRDGIPKVHVLTVRPSVATDTETTPALSL; translated from the exons ATGGaggatttttttccatccacGGATATGACAACGGAAATGGATGAATATGTCACA ACAGAGCCCTGGGACTACGACTACGACACAGGACCCACCCAGTCCACCGGCATGTGCGACCGGAGCTGGGTGCGGCAGTTCCGAGGTCGCTACGAGCCCCCCCTCTTCTGGAGTATTTTCGTACTGGGCGGCGTGGGCAACCTGCTGGTGGTCTGGGTCTTCAGCACGGCGCGCAATCGCCTCAAGACCATGACCGACGTCTTCCTGCTCAACCTGGCGGCGGCCGACCTGCTCTTCCTTTGCACCCTCCCCTTCTGGGCCTCGGACGCCGACGAGGGCTGGCGCTTCGGGCGGGCTCTCTGCAAGACCGTGTCGGCCGTCTACAAGATCAACGTTTTCAGCGGCACCTTCCTCTTGATGTGCATCAGCGTGGACCGCTACGTCGCCATCGTGCAGGTCACCAAAGCTCACAACCGGAAGGAACAGCGGCTCTTCTACGGGAAAGTAGCCTGCGCGGCGGTCTGGGCGCTGTCCACCGCCCTGGCCGTGCCCGAGTTCCTCTTCGCCCGGGTGAAAACGGGCACGAACGCCACCTCGTTTTGCGTGATGGTCTACTGGAACAACGGCGGGAACTTGACCAAGATCCTGGTGCTGAGTCTCCAGatctgcatgggtttcctcctgcCTCTGGTGGTCATGGTCTTCTGCTACTCGGTCATCGTCCGGACCCTCCTGCGCGCCCGCAACTTTGAAAAACACAAAGCCCTGCGCGTCATCATGGTGGTGGTCTTGGTCTTCCTGGCCACGCAGTTGCCGTACAACGGCCTGCTGGTGCTGGAGGCCTGGCAGGCCGCCAACGCCACCATCACCGACTGCGCCGCCGTCCAGCGCTTCGACGTGGCCGGACAGGTGGCCAAGGGTTTGGCGTACACGCACGCCTGCCTCAATCCCTTCTTGTACGTCTTCGTCGGGGTGCGTTTCAGGCAGGACCTCTTGGGCTTGGCCAAATCGGGCACCCGAAGACTCGGGAGAGACGGGATCCCCAAGGTCCACGTGCTTACCGTGCGACCGTCGGTCGCCACGGACACCGAAACCACCCCGGCGCTTTCCTTGTGA